AATACAAAAAATGCTAGTGGACAAATATGGGAAATGAAGTGTGCAAAGGACGAAAATATACCAATAGTTGGAATTTATGGAAATGACAATCATGCAGGTGTTAAGGTGCCAGATGAGTGTGGATATATCAGACTAATGGATTGGACATGGTCAAATATTTCAAATTGGATTAATAATATTTAATTTGCTTGGAGGGAAAAACGGTGGTGAATAATAAAGCTTTAGTAGTTGGAATAAATGATTATCCTACTTGTCCATTAGCAGGTTGTGTAAATGATGCAGAAGAAATTGGAAAGATTCTTTCTGAAAATGGTGATGGAAGTCCAAACTTTGAAGTTAAATATGCATTGGATATTAAAACGAAAGCAGAGTTATATAATCATGTAAACGCATTATTTAATGAAGGGGAAGCCGATATAGCATTATTTTATTTTTCAGGTCATGGTACGGATTTAGTTGATGGGAAGCTAGTGACTCCAGATTTTACTGGAATGGATGCTGGAATTCCTATGAGTGAAATTTTATCGATGGCAAATAAGTCGAAAAGCAAAAACAAAATTATAATTTTAGATTGTTGTTTTTCCGGAAGGTTTGGAGAGAATAGCATTTCTAATTCTACGGAATCTGTTTTAGCAAATGGAGTTACTATAATTACTGCAAGTAATAGGGATGAATATTCTATGGAGGTATCGGGTGATGATGGAATACCTGGACATGGAGTATTTACTGAACTACTAATACAAGGATTAAAAGGTGGAGCTGCCGATGTTGGTGGTAATATAACTCCAGCAAGTCTATATTCGTTTGTTGACCAGTCTTTAGGCTTGTGGGAGCAACGTCCTTTGTTCAAGACTAACATTTCCAGATTTTTACCAATAAGGACGATTGAACCAAAAGTTTCAAAGAAAACATTGAGGAAACTGAGTACATATTTTGAAAATGCTGATTCTGAATTTAAATTAGATCCTTCTTTTGAATTCACGAATTCACCAAATGAGACTCATGAAATTAAACAACCATATGCTCAAGAAGATAATGTGAAAATATTTAAGGATTTACAACTTTTTGAAAGTATTGGATTAATTGAACCAGTTGGAGAGGATCATATGTACTTTGCAGCTATGAATAGTAAAACATGCAAATTAACACCTTTAGGGTTACATTATTGGAAATTATCAAGAGATAAAAGATTTTAATGCTACAGGTTGTTGTAAAATTGGGAACAATTTGTTTTATATCCATGCTTGCAATATGCTTGCAAAAAATCGGATAAACAGAAATAAAACGGATAATAAGGCTAAAGCTGATAACAAAAACATTGATTTTATGCCATTTATACAAAACGATATCAATGGACATATTGAGTGGGAATAAGCTATTATTAAATAAAAAGCATTTAAGCAACTAGGGTTAAATTGTGTTATTTGTAAAAATAATACAGTGCAATCCTGGTTGTTTTAAAATAAAATATAAAATTACATAAATTTATTAAAAATTTTAAAAGTGGTTTTTAGTGGCATGTGCTATTGATGCAAGCCATCGTTAAAACCAATGCCATAAACAAAATTATACATCGAATGTTTAAAAATATATAATTGATGAAAATCTATTTTCTATAACCCATTGCAAAAAAGACAAATATTAAGATAAGATTGTAATAACAAGTCAAATAAGTAATTGTAATCTTTAAACAAAGGAAAGATTGTGGATAATAAAATTTATTACGGTGAGTATTCATTAAAGCATTGGATAAATTTAATTTTAAAAAGAAATATTATTTTGCCAGAATACCAGAGATATTTTGTTTGGAAACAAGAAAAAACAAAAGAACTTATAAAAGCTTTTAAAGAAAAACAATTTATTCCGCCTATAACGATAGGAAGTTTTGAAGAAGATGGAAAAAATGTTAATTTAATTTTGGATGGACAGCAACGCCTAACAAGTATATTGCTGGCATATCTTGGATTGTTTCCCGACAAAAAATCTTTTGCTAGCAAGGAGCAAATTGGTTTTGCGGACGAAGATGATAATCCTATAGACGAAGGGCTTATGGATAATATTTTAGAGTGGAATTTTAATAGTCTTGTCAAAAAAGGAAGAGAGAAGAACGAAATTAAAAATAATATAATTGACGGTAATTATGCAAATATAGATTATGAGGTTGATGATGATTTTTTTAATAATAATTTCTTAGGTTTTTCATATCTAGTTCCTAATACAAACGACCAAAAACAACAACAAAATTTTTATTCCAAAGTATTTAGAAATATAAATATGCAGGGTGAAACATTATTGCCTCAAGAAAGTAGATCTGCGTTGTATTACTTAAACAAAGATTTGACAAAATATTTTAAGCCTGAATTTGTCAACAAAATATTTGTCAATGATGCCAAGATGGATTTTGTAAGATATCTTGCCTTGTTGTCTCAATTATCCTTTCTCACTTTTTTCGTAAAAAATTTTCTCGTTTTTCACCAAAACGTAAAAAATGAGAATTTCACCCCTCAAACTCCATATCGATCATATAAAAGATAGCTTACGAACACTCTTTTGTTTTGTCGTTTTTAATGCCGATAAAAAGCTTTTAAAATGTTTATTATGTTTTATTTGTTATGATTCGATACCATTATTGTAAGGCATTAATCATGAAAAGCTTTGATACAAAAGTCACATTTCAATCAATCAAAAATGACTTTAAGCCATCCGATTCTGCTATTATAGAAGCAGTTGCGAATGCTATTGATGCCAAAAGTAAAAATGTTTATGTAAAACTATATGAAGACACTGATAATAGCGGAATGTTTCCATATAATTATTACAGTATTGATGTAGCAGATGATGGAATTGGAATACCAACAAGCGATAATGTGTTTGAGGAAGTTTTTTGCCAATATAAAGTCTCAACAAAGCACGATAAAGTCAATTATGGCAAAAGAGGCAGAGGTAGATACACCTATCTTAAAATAACCAAAGACCCTAGCGATATTAGTATATTTGTCGTAAAAGATGGTCAAAAATCTAAAATTTCATTTGAGTGCAAAGACCGACAAAGCGTCGCGATTTTAAAGGATGATTTTAACAGTCAAATAGATACAAAAATTAAGAAAAATTTCACAACGCTTATACAATTTAAAAATATCTCAACTGATTATTTTGAGACAAATGAACAAAGTTGCAATGCCTATGTAGAGTACATCAAAAATGAGCTTGTATCGTATTTTGCAGACAGGATAGCATCAAATAGTATTAATATATACGTTAATGATGAGCTTTTAGAAATTAAAAATTTTATAGAAAAACAAATGCACGAAACAGTTACTGTTTTAAACGATGATTTGAAATATAGCTTCAATGTTGATTTTTATATATGGAACGATAGAGTGAGCTTAAAATCTGACAGACAAAAACATATATTATTTTTAGATGTTAATGGATCATTAAAAGGCATAGCTCCATCTGGCAAGTCTAAACTAATGTTTCCGGGCTTTAAACAAAATCACTCCATTATAGTCAAGTCACAATATTTTAATGATAGAGATTATATTGACTGTCAAGATGACTACGATAACGTTTTTACGGATATTGTTATAAAAAATCTACGAAACCAAATAGCCGTGCGACTTGAAAGCATATTGTTTGGCATTTATAAAGACAATATTGGAAAAATTTCAAAAGAATATTTAAAATTTTTAGAGCTACGCAAAGATGAGATCGTAGAAAATACATATCAAGCGATAATATTCCCTTTTTTAGAAAAACTTGGAAATAAAAAAATATCTGAAGATGCCAAACAAATTATCGTAAGACTTATAGATGTTTTGCTTAAACAATCTCCCGATAACTATATAGACAACATAATGACTGTGTTAAATTTAAAGCCAAAAGATAGCGATAAGCTGAGATATATTGAGGCAAATTATGGCATAATCAAAGCCATATCAGAAAAAGAAAAATATATCGCTAGGCTTGATTTTTTAGAAAAACTCTCAGAGTTAGTAAATGGCAAAAATAGTAAAAAAGTAAAAGAAAGAACAATGTTGCACCATGTCGTAGATAAGCATCTTTGGATATTTGGTGAGCTGTTTGATGGCATTGATAGAGATAAATACGCCAGTGATGTGTCACTAAAAACGATACTAGAAAGTGATAAATTTTTTCAATTTGATTCAGATGAATTAGATCTCATTTCTAGGGAGCATAATTTAAAAAAAATACCAGATATTTTTATACCAGTTTTTGCAAATGATA
This is a stretch of genomic DNA from Campylobacter sp. RM6914. It encodes these proteins:
- a CDS encoding caspase family protein; the encoded protein is MNNKALVVGINDYPTCPLAGCVNDAEEIGKILSENGDGSPNFEVKYALDIKTKAELYNHVNALFNEGEADIALFYFSGHGTDLVDGKLVTPDFTGMDAGIPMSEILSMANKSKSKNKIIILDCCFSGRFGENSISNSTESVLANGVTIITASNRDEYSMEVSGDDGIPGHGVFTELLIQGLKGGAADVGGNITPASLYSFVDQSLGLWEQRPLFKTNISRFLPIRTIEPKVSKKTLRKLSTYFENADSEFKLDPSFEFTNSPNETHEIKQPYAQEDNVKIFKDLQLFESIGLIEPVGEDHMYFAAMNSKTCKLTPLGLHYWKLSRDKRF
- a CDS encoding DUF262 domain-containing protein → MDNKIYYGEYSLKHWINLILKRNIILPEYQRYFVWKQEKTKELIKAFKEKQFIPPITIGSFEEDGKNVNLILDGQQRLTSILLAYLGLFPDKKSFASKEQIGFADEDDNPIDEGLMDNILEWNFNSLVKKGREKNEIKNNIIDGNYANIDYEVDDDFFNNNFLGFSYLVPNTNDQKQQQNFYSKVFRNINMQGETLLPQESRSALYYLNKDLTKYFKPEFVNKIFVNDAKMDFVRYLALLSQLSFLTFFVKNFLVFHQNVKNENFTPQTPYRSYKR
- a CDS encoding ATP-binding protein, translated to MKSFDTKVTFQSIKNDFKPSDSAIIEAVANAIDAKSKNVYVKLYEDTDNSGMFPYNYYSIDVADDGIGIPTSDNVFEEVFCQYKVSTKHDKVNYGKRGRGRYTYLKITKDPSDISIFVVKDGQKSKISFECKDRQSVAILKDDFNSQIDTKIKKNFTTLIQFKNISTDYFETNEQSCNAYVEYIKNELVSYFADRIASNSINIYVNDELLEIKNFIEKQMHETVTVLNDDLKYSFNVDFYIWNDRVSLKSDRQKHILFLDVNGSLKGIAPSGKSKLMFPGFKQNHSIIVKSQYFNDRDYIDCQDDYDNVFTDIVIKNLRNQIAVRLESILFGIYKDNIGKISKEYLKFLELRKDEIVENTYQAIIFPFLEKLGNKKISEDAKQIIVRLIDVLLKQSPDNYIDNIMTVLNLKPKDSDKLRYIEANYGIIKAISEKEKYIARLDFLEKLSELVNGKNSKKVKERTMLHHVVDKHLWIFGELFDGIDRDKYASDVSLKTILESDKFFQFDSDELDLISREHNLKKIPDIFIPVFANDTIYIIELKKPGVTIDQKILQEIMNKYVKTLKEISKRYDNQTRKRIYAIAVSDTKAPSAYTVGNIDNDGFMIIPKSWDEIIYDAKKRCNEKISDINNKIKTSKWKDLESFILEHNQ